The Anomaloglossus baeobatrachus isolate aAnoBae1 chromosome 5, aAnoBae1.hap1, whole genome shotgun sequence genome includes the window TGTGTGTTTTACTGTATCCCCCCCCCCGTGTTTTACTGTATCCCCCCCTGTGTGTTTTACTGTATCCCCCCCCCTTGTGTGTTTTACTGTATCCCCCCCCTGTGTGTTTTACTGTATCCCCCCCCTGTGTGTTTTACTGTATCCCCCCTGTGTGTTTTACTGTATCCCCCCTGTGTGTTTTACTGTATCCCCCCTGTGTGTTTTACTTTATCCCCCCTGTGTGTTTTACTGTACCCCCCCCTGTGTGTTTTACTGTATCCCCCCTGTGTGTTTTACTGTATCCCCCCCTGTGTGTTTTACTGTATCCCCCCTGTGTGTTTTACTGTATCCCCCCTTGTGAGTGATACTGTACTCCCTTGTCTGTTATACTGTACCCCTCCcgtgtgttatactgtatcccccttgtgttatactgtatcccccccctgtgttatactgtatcccccccctgtgttatactgtatcccccccctgtgttatactgtatccccccctgtgttatactgtatcccccctgtgttatactgtatcccctctgtgttatactgtatcccccccctgtgttatactgtatccccccCTGTGAGTGACACTGTACTCCCTTGTCTGTTATACTGTACCCTCCCGTGTGTTATACTCTATCCCCCCTGTGTTATACTCTATcccccccctgtattatactctatcCCCCCGTGTATTATAACTGTATCCCCCCCCCGTGTATTATACTCTGCACCTCCCCCCCCTGTATCGGTTGTGGTGACATCTCCGGAGGCTCCGGTGGTGAAGCGGGGTGCGGTGCTGGCGCCGGTATTTGTGAGTTGGTGTCAGGCTTTTGCTGCGCTCGTGTAATCGCTGTTCATACAGACGTGTGAGATAAGAGGGGAGCGGGGCCGTAATAACCCTATATCATAGATATGTAGATGTGTAATATGTAACCAGAGCGCGGGCACAGTCCGCTCTGCGCTCGCCGTCCGCTCTGCGCTCGCCGTCCGCTCTGCGCTCGCCGTCCGCTCTGCGCTCGCCGTCCGCTCTGCGCTCGCCGTCCGCTCTGCGCTCGCCGTCCCGCTCTGCGCTCGCCGTTTCGGTGCTTACTGTGTCTTGTGCCCTCCCCCGAGTTTCGGTGCATCTGTGTCTTGTGCCCCTCCCCCGAGTTTCGGTGCCATCTGTGTCTTGTGCCCTCCCCCGAGTTTCGGTGCCATCTGTGTCTTGTGCCCTCCCCCGAGTTTCGGTGCTTACTGTGTCTTGTGCCCTCCCCCGAGTTTCGGTGCTTACTGTGTCTCGCACCCCTCCCCCGAGTTTCGGTGCCATCTGTGACTTGTGCCCTCCCCCGAGTTTCGGTGCTTACTGTGTCTTGTGCCCTCCCCCGAGTTTCGGTGCTTACTGTGTCTTGTGCCCTCCCCCGAGTTTCGGTGCTTACTGTGTCTTGTGCCCTCCCCCGAGTTTCGGTGCTTACTGTGTCTTGTGCCCTCCCCCGAGTTTCGGTGCTTACTGTGTCTTGTGCCCTCCCCCGAGTTTCGGTGCTTACTGTGTCTCGCGCCCTCCCCCGAGTTTTCGGTGCCGTCTGTGTCTCGCACCCTCCCCCGAGTTTCGGTGCCGTCTGTGTCTCGCACCCTCCCCCGAGTTTCGGTGCCGTCTGTGTCTCGCACCCTCCCCCGAGTTTCGGTGCCGTCTGTGTCTCGCACCCTCCCCCGAGTTTCGGTGCCGTCTGTGTCTCGCACCCTCCCCCGAGTTTCGGTGCCGTCTGTGTCTCGCACCCTCCCCCGAGTTTCGGTGCCGTCTGTGTCTCGCACCCTCCCCCGAGTTTCGGTGCCGTCTGTGTCTCGCACCCTCCCCCGGGTTTCAGGTGCCGTCTGTGTCTCGCACCCTCCCCCGGGTTTCGGTGCCGTCTGTGTCTCGCACCCTCCCCCGGGTTTCGGTGCAGTCTGTGTCTCGCACCCTCCCCCGGGTTTCGGTGCCGTCTGTGTCTCGCACCCTCCCCCGGGTTTCGGTGCCGTCTGTGTCTCGCACCCTCCCCCGGGTTTCGGTGCCGTCTGTGTCTCGCACCCTCCCCCGGGTTTCGGTGCCGTCTGTGTCTCGCACCCCTCCCCCGGGGTTTCGGTGCCGTCTGTGTCTCGCACCCTCCCCCGGGTTTCGGTGCCGTCTGTGTCTCGCACCCTCCCCCGGGTTTCGGTGCCGTCTGTGTCTCGCACCCTCCCCCGGGTTTCGGTTGCCGTCTGTGTCTCGCACCCTCCCCCGGGTTTCGGTGCCGTCTGTGTCTCGCACCCTCCCCCGGGTTTCGGTGCCGTCTGTGTCTCGCACCCTCCCCCGGGTTTCGGTGCCGTCTGTGTCTCGCACCCTCCCCCGGGTTTCGGTGCCGTCTGTGTCTCGCACCCTCCCCGGGTTTCGGTGCCGTCTGTGTCTCGCACCCTCCCCCGGGTTTCGGTGCCGTCTGTGTCTCGCACCCTCCCCGGGTTTCGGTGCCGTCTGTGTCTCGCACCCTCCCCCGGGTTTCGGTGCCGTCTGTGTCTCGCACCCTCCCCCGGGTTTCGGTGCCGTCTGTGTCTCGCGCCCTCCCCCGGGTTTCGGTGCCGTCTGTGTCTCGCGCCCTCCCCCGAGTTTCGGTGCCGTCTGTGTCTCGCGCCCTCCCCCGAGTTTCGGTGCCGTCTGTGTCTCGCGCCCTCCCCCGAGTTTCGGTGCCGTCTGTGTCTCGCGCCCTCCCCCGAGTTTCGGTGCCGTCTGTGTCTCGCGCCCTCCCCCGAGTTTCGGTGCCGTCTGTGTCCTCGCGCCCTCCCCCGAGTTTCGGTGCCGTCTGTGTCTCGCGCCCTCCCCCGAGTTTCGGTGCCGTCTGTGTCTCGCGCCCTCCCCCGAGTTTCGGTGCCGTCTGTGTCTCGCGCCCTCCCCCGAGTTTCGGTGCCGTCTGTGTCTCGCGCCCTCCCCCGAGTTTCGGTGCCGTCTGTGTCTCGCGCCCCTCCCCCGAGTTTCGGTGCCGTCTGTGTCTCGCGCCCTCCCCCGAGTTTCGGTGCCGTCTGTGTCTCGCGCCCTCCCCCGAGTTTCGGTGCCGTCTGTGTCTCGCGCCCCTCCCCCGAGTTTCGGGTGCCGTCTGTGTCTCGCGCCCTCCCCCGAGTTTCGGTGCCGTCTGTGTCTCGCGCCCTCCCCCCGAGTTTCGGTGCCGTCTGTGTCTCGCGCCCTCCCCCGAGTTTCGGTGCCGTCTGTGTCTCGCGCCCTCCCCCGAGTTTCGGTGCTCACTGTGTCTCGCGCCCGCCCCCGAGTTTCTGTGCGTCTGTGTCTCGCGCCCGCCCCCCGAGTTTCTGTGCCGTCTGTGTCTTGCGCCCGCCCCCGAGTTTCTGTGCCGTCTgtgtcttgcgcccgccccccgagTTTCTGTGCCGTCTGTGTCTTGCGCCCCGCCCCCCGAGTTTTGGTGCTCACTGTGTCTTGCGCCCGCCCCCGAGTTTTGGTGCTCACTgtgtcttgcgcccgccccccgagTTTTGGTGCTCACTGTGTCTTGCGCCCGCCCCCGAGTTTTGGTGCTCACTGTGTCTTGCGCCCGCCCCCGAGTTTCGGTGCAGTCTGTGTCTTGCGCCCAGCCCCCGAGTTTTGGTGCTCACTGTGTCTTGCGCCTGCCCCCGAGTTTCGGTGCCGTCTGTGTCTCGCACCCTCCCCCGAGTTTTGGTGCTCACTGTGTCTCGCGCCCGCCCCCGAGTTTTGGTGCTCACTGTGTCCTCGCGCCCGCCCCCGAGTTTTGGTGCTCACTGTGTCTCGCGCCCGCCCCCGAGTTTTGGTGCTCACTGTGTCTTGCGCCCGCCCCCGAGTTTTGGTGCTCACTGTGTCTAGCGCCCCGCCCCCGAGTTTTGGTGCTCACTGTGTCTTGCGCCTGCCCCCGAGTTTTGGTGCCGTCTGTGTCTCGCACCCTCCCCCGAGTTTCGGTGCCGTCTGTGTCTCGCGCCCGCCCCCGAGTTTCGGTGCCGTCTGTGTCTCGCGCCCGCCCCCGAGTTTCGGTGCCGTTTGTGTCTCGCGCCCTCCCCCGAGTTTCGGTGCTCACTGTGTCTCGCGCCCGCCCCCCCGAGTTTCGGTGCTCACTGTGTCTTGCGCCCGCCCCCGAGTTTCGGTGCCGTCTGTGTCTCGCACCCTCCCCCGAGTTTTGGTGCTCACTGTGTCTCGCGCCCCGCCCCCGAGTTTCTTGGTGCTCACTGTGTCTCGCGCCCGCCCCCGAGTTTTGGTGCTCACTGTGTCTCGCGCCCGCCCCCGAGTTTTGGTGCTCACTGTGTCTTGCGCCCGCCCCCAGAGTTTTGGTGCTCACTGTGTCTTGCGCCCGCCCCCGAGTTTTGGTGCTCACTGTGTCTAGCGCCCGCCCCCGAGTTTTGGTGCTCACTGTGTCTTGCGCCTGCCCCCGAGTTTTGGTGCCGTCTGTGTCTCGCACCCTCCCCCGAGTTTTGGTGCTCACTGTGTCTTGCGCCCGCCCCTGAGTTTTCGGTGCCGTCTGTGTCTTGCGCCCGCCCCCGAGTTTTGGTGCTCACTGTGTCTTGCGCCCGCCCCCGAGTTTTGGTGCTCACTGTGTCTTGCGCCCGCCCCCGAGTTTTGGTGCTCACTGTGTCTTGCGCCCTTTCCCGAGTTTTGGTGCTCACTGTGTCTTGCGCCGCCCCCGAGTTTCGGTGCAGTCTGTGTCTTGCGCCCTTTCCCGAGTTTTGGTGCTCACTGTGTCTTGCGCCTGCCCCCGAGTTTCGGTGCCGTCTGTCTCGCACCCTCCCCCGAGTTTTGGTGCTCACTGTGTCTTGCGCCCGCCCCCAGAGTTTTGGTGCTCACTGTGTCTTGCGCCCGCCCCCGAGTTTTGGTGCTCACTGTGTCTTGCGCCCGCCCCCGAGTTTTGGTGCTCACTgtgtcttgcgcccgccccccgagTTTTGGTGCTCACTGTGTCTTGCGCCCGCCCCCGAGTTTTGGTGCAGTCTGTGTCTAGCGCCCCGCCCCCGAGTTTTGGTGCTCACTGTGTCTTGCGCCTGCCCCCGAGTTTTGGTGCCGTCTGTGTCTCGCACCCTCCCCCGAGTTTTGGTGCTCACTGTGTCTTGCGCCGCCCCCGAGTTTCGGTGCCGTCTGTGTCTTGCGCCCGCCCCCGAGTTTCGGTGCCGTCTGTGTCTTGCGCCCGCCCCCGAGTTTCGGTGCCGTCTTGTGTCTTGCGCCGCCCCCGAGTTTCGGTGCCGTCTgtgtcttgcgcccgccccccgagTTTTGGTGCTCACTGTGTCTTGCGCCCCGCCCCCGAGTTTTGGTGCTCACTGTGTCTTGCGCCCGCCCCCGAGTTTCGGTGCCATTTgtgtcttgcgcccgccccccgagTCTTTCGGTGCCGTCTGCGTCTTGCGCCCGCCCCCGAGTTTTGGTGCTCACTGTGTCTCGCACCCTCCCCCGAGTTTTGGTGCTCACTGTGTCCTCGCGCCCGCCCCCCGAGTTTTGGTGCTCACTGTGTCTCGCGCCCGCCCCCGAGTTTTGGTGCTCACTGTGTCTTGCGTCCGCCCCCGAGTTTTGGTGCTCACTGTGTCTTGCGCCCGCCCCCGAGTTTTGGTGCTCACTGTGTCTCGCGCCCATCCCCCGAGTTTTGGTGCTCACTGTGTCTAGCGCCCGCCCCCGAGTTTTGGTGCTCACTGTGTCTTGCGCCTGCCCCCGAGTTTTGGTGCCGTCTGTGTCTCGCACCCTCCCCCGAGTTTTGGTGCTCACTgtttcttgcgcccgccccccgagTTTCGGTGCCGTCTGTGTCTTGCGCCCGCCCCCGAGTTTCGGTGCCGTCTGTGTCTTGCGCCCGCCCCCGAGTTTTGGTGCTCACTGTGTCTTGCGCCCGCCCCCGAGTTTTGGTGCTCACTGTGTCTTGCGCCCGCCCCCGAGTTTTGGTGCTCACTGTGTCTTGCGCCCGCCCCCGAGTTTCGGTGCCATCTGTGTCTTGCGCCCGCCCCCGAGTTTCGGTCCCGTCTGTGTCTTGCGCCCGCCCCCGAGTTCCGGTGCTGTATTTTAGGTTGTGGGTCTGGTCCCCCTGGCTCTAGGCTGGTTGCCCCCTTGTTTCTGGCTCTGAGCCCCCCCGTCTTGTTGCCCCCTGGTTCTGGACTAGTGGCCCGTTTTTCAGGCCCCTGTTTCGTGGCCCCTGGCTGTGCGGCTCGTGGCTGCAGCTCCTTTCAGAGCAGTCCTAGCAGCGGCTCTGGACACAGCCTCAGTTTGGGTCCCCGTCCTCCTCCTCCGCTGACAGATTGCAGCCTCCACCATTAAATCTGCCGCCCCTGTAATCTCTCTCAGTAGATTATACAGTGAGCAGTGGGGGAGGGGATCTGGCCTCCGGACTCTGCTGCATGGGAACCTGCCCCGGGCTGTGGGTGCCCCCTGTGCCCCGGGCTGTGGGTGTCGGGTGGGTGCCCCCTCTGCCCCGGGCTGTGGGTGTCGGGTGGGTGCCCCCTGTGCCCCGGGCTGTGGGTGTCGGGTGGGTGCCCCCTCTGCCCCGGGCTGTGGGGTGTCGGGTGGGTGCCCCCTCTGCCCCGGGCTGTGGGTGTCGGGTGGGTGCCCCCTGTGCCCCGGGCTGTGGGGTGTCGGGTGGGTGCCCTTTGTGCCCCGGGCTGTGGTTGTCGGGTGGGTGCCCCCTGTGCCCCGGGCTGTGGTTGTCGGGTGGGTGCCCCCCCCCTGCCCCGGGCTGTGGGTGTCGGGGGAGGGGTCCCCTCTGCCCCGGGCTGCGGGGTGTCGGGTGGGTGCCCCCTCTGCCCCGGGGCTGCGGGGTGTCGGGTGGGTGCCCCCCTCTGCCCCGGGCTGCGGTGTCGGGTGGGTGCCCCCTCTGCCCCCGGGCTGCGGGTGTCGGGGGAGGGGGTCTCCTCTGCCCCGGGCTGCGGGTGTCGGTGTGGGTGCCCCCTCTGCCCCGGGCTGCGGGTGTCGGGTGGGTGCCCCCTCTGCCCCGGGCTGCGGGTGTCGGGGGAGGGGGTCTCCTCTGCCCCGGCTGCGCGGGTGTCGGGGGGAGGGGGTCTCCTCTGCCCCGGGCTGCGGGTGTCGGGTGGGTGCCCCCTCTGCCCCGGGTGTCGGGTGTGGTGGGGGTGGGTGCCCCCTGTGCCCCGGGCTGTGGGTGTCGGGTGGTGGGTGGGTGCCCCCTGTGCCCTGGGCTGTGGGTGTCAGGTGGGTGCCCCCTGTGCCCCGGGCTGTGGGTGTCGGGTGGTGGGGGGGTGGGTGCCCCTTCTGCCCCGAGCTGTGGGTGTCGGGTGGTGGGGGGGTGGGTGCCCCCTGTGCCCCGGGCTGTGGGTGTCGGGGGGCTATTGTTCTCCTGGTGCCGCCTGTCTGGCAGCGTGTGCCTGAGGCCTGTGTTTAGTAACCCCCGGGCTGCTGGGTGTAGTGCCTGCGGTGTGATCGCTGAGGATCTGCTGTCCTCTCCGTCCTCCTTCTGGAGCCCGGGATCTGCGCCGCTCCTCCTCCGGTCTTTATCCCTCGGTGTATGGTGTCACCGTCCTGCAGCAGAGGATTGTGGGTAGTGCCGGCCCGGGTGTGAGGGGCGCGCTTCCGCTCCAGCACCGGTGTCACTTACACACAATTTGTCCTCACCTGGTCACATTATCCTTTCATGAGGAGCGCGGCGGTAATTACCTGTGAGCGGCGGCCGCGCGTCGCCTCACATTACACACAGGCGCGGGCTCATGAGTAATCAACAGGCGAGGGCAGCGCCACGGGGGCCGGGGAGAGCTGGCCTGTACACTACTGTGCCCCCCGTACACTACTGTATCCTCCATACACTATTGTGCCCCCACCTGATTTGTCACCGTGTCCTCCAGTGCCCCCCGTACACTACTGTGCCCCCACCTGATTGTTACTGTGTCCTCCAGTGCCCCCCGTACACTACTGTGCCCCCACCTGATTGTCACCATGTCTCCAGTGCCCCCGTACACTAACGTGTCCTCCAGAGCCTTCTGAGACTATTACACTGGTCGGTTTGGATGTTCTGCCAAACTCTCTGAAACGCCCGGTGGAGACATCTTATGGTGGAGAacatgccttaggctggccacgataaaaggtcactctaaaatTCTCCACCATAAGATGTCTCCACAGGCGTTTCAGAGAGTTTGGCAGAACATTAAACTGACCTCACAACTGCAGACTACATGTAAccggcccaggacctccacatccaaccgacctcacaaccgcagaccacatgtaaccagcccaggacctccacatccaaccgacctcacaaccgcagaccacatgtaaccagcccaggacctccacatccaaccgacctcacaactgcagaccacatgtaaccagcccaggacctccacatccaaccgaccacACAACCGCAGATcacatgtaaccagcccaggacctccacatccaaccgacctcacaactgcagaccacatgtaaccagcccaggacctccacatccaaccgaccacACAACCGCAGATcacatgtaaccagcccaggacctccacatccaaccgacctcacaaccgcagaccacatgtaaccagcccaggacctccacatccaaccgacctcacaactgcagaccacatgtaaccagcccaggacctccacatccaaccgaccacACAACCGCAGATcacatgtaaccagcccaggacctccacatccaaccgacctcacaaccgcagaccacatgtaaccagcccaggacctccacatccaaccgacctcacaaccgcagaccacatgtaaccagcccaggacctccacatccaaccgacctcacaactacagaccacatgtaaccagcccaggacctccacatccaaccgacctcacaaccgcagaccacatgtgaccagcccaggacctccacatccaaccgacctcacaactgcagaccacatgtaaccagcccaggacctccacatccaaccgacctcacaactgcagaccacatgtaaccagcccaggacctccacatccaaccgacctcacaaccggAGACCACATGTGACcaacccaggacctccacatccaaccgacctcacaaccgcagaccacatgtgaccagcccaggacctccacatccaaccgacctcacaactgcagaccacatgtaaccagcccaggacctccacatccaaccgacctcccaactgcagaccacatgtaaccagcccaggacctccacatccaaccgacctcccaactgcagaccacatgtaaccggcccaggacctccacatccaaccgacctcacaactgcagacaatatgtgaccagcccaggacctccacatccaaccgacctcacaaccgcagaccacatgtgactatcccaggacctccacatccaaccgacctcacaaccacagaccacatgtgaccagcccaggacctccacatccaaccggcctcacaaccgcagaccacatgtgagcagcccaggacctccacatccaaccgacctcacaaccacagaccacatgtgactagcccaggacctccacatccaaccaacctcacaactgcagaccacatgtaaccagcccaaggacctccacatccaaccgacctcacaaccgcagatcacatgtgaccagcccaggacctccacatccaaccgacctcacaactgcagacaatatgtgaccagcccaggacctccacatccaaccgacctcacaaccgcagaccacatgtgactatcccaggacctccacatccaaccgacctcacaaccacagaccacatgtgaccagcccaggacctccacatccaaccggcctcacaaccgcagaccacatgtgaccagcccaggacctccacatccaaccgacctcacaaccgcagaccacatgtgaccagcccaggacctccacatccaaccaacctcacaactgcagaccacatgtaaccagcccaaggacctccacatccaaccaacctcacaactgcagaccacatgtaaccagcccaaggacctccacatccaaccgacctcacaaccgcagatcacatgtaaccagcccaggacctccacatccaaccgacctcacaaccgcagacaatatgtgaccagcccaggacctccacatccaaccaacctcacaactgcagaccacatgtatCCAGCccaaggacctccacatccaaccgacctcacaaccgcagaTCACATGTAACTAGCCCAgtacctccacatccaaccgacctcacaacagtagaccacatgtgaccagcccaggacctccacatccaactgaCCTTACAACAGCAGACAATatgtgaccagcccaggacctccacatccaaccaacctcacaacagcagaccacatgtaaccagcccaggacctccacatccaaccgacctcacaaccggAGACCACATataaccagcccaggacctccacatacaACCGCCCTCACAACCGCAGATCTCAtgtaaccagcccaggacctccacatccaaccgccCTCACAAcagcagaccacatgtaaccagcccaggacctccacatccaaccgccctcacaaccgcagacaatatgtgaccagcccaggacctccacatccaactgccctcacaaccacagaccacatgtaaccagtccaggacctccacatccaaccggcctcactcTCCTCTTGTAGTGTTCCTTGGACAGCCCCTCTTGGTGGTCTCGTCCTCTTGTGCCGCTCCTTGGAAAACCCCTCCTGGTGGTCTCGTCCTCTGGTGACACAATCTTTGTAGCTGACGATTTCACAATGAGATGAGATGTTTCATCATTGAGCCGAGATCTGGTGTGAGGGGGGCGATGTCCACGCCTCTGTCTTGGTGGGAAGAATGGGGGTGATGGCCGCTCCTCTCTTGTGGATGATAGGGGGTGATGGCTGCTCCTTTGTCTCTGGGGGGAAATCATGGGGGTGAAGGCCGCTCTTCTCTCTGGGGGGGATGATGAGGGTGTTTTCCGCTTCACTTTAACCATttctctcctccacagctcccGGATCTTTGCTGCGAGTGCAATGACCAGTCTGGACGGCAGCCATGGAGAGAAATCCCGCCAAACCTCTGCCAAGACCACCGCCCCCAAAGTGGAGGTCCAGCGCTCTGTGTCCCGAGAGACCCTCACCATCCGCTTCTCGGCTATGGGgacggaggaagaggaggaggaagagacccTCAGCGAGGACATGGACGACCAGAGGGTGGTGACGGCGGAGGAGGCCAGCGAGGACCTCTGCTTCGATAGCGGTGACCATGCCAGCGCCGCCGCCTCCCCCGCCGACACCGTGCCGCAGTCTTCATTGCCAACCCTGCTGCCTGCCGCCATGCCAACCACAGAGGTGCCTGGTCAGTTGGGGCCGATGAGCGCCGTGCCATTACCCCTGTCCTCGTCTCACAGCAGCCTGGAATCCTCCAGCGCGTCCCCTCCCGCAGAGCAGacgccatcgctggtctcctcaccTTCCAAAAGAGCAGACGCCATCTCCGGCCCAAAGCCATTCCTAAGCTTGGTGAAGTCTCTGTCCGCAGAGGTGGAACCTAAAGAGGCCGCGGTGGCGCCCACCCGACACCGGCACCTGATGAAGACCCTGGTGAAGTCTCTGTCCACCGACACCTCCAAGCTGGAGGCGGAAGGCGGCTCGCCCCGACCACCCGACTCCAAGCTCAACCTGCACCTGTTCAAGCAGTTTACACAACCTCGAGGGAGCGGCGGCGACTCCAAGACCGCCCCGTCCTCGCCCATCACCTCCCCGTCTGACGGACGATCCTTCTTCAAGGTGACGGAGGTAGAGGCCAAGATCGAGGACACAAAGAGGCGCTTCTCCGAGGTCATCTACGAGCCCTTCCAGCTGCTCAGTAAGATCATGGGCGACGAGTCCTCCAGCTACAGGTCCAAAGCCTTATCCTCCAGCGCCTCCGAGCTGTCCAGCCTCTCCAGCCTCAACGGCCACCTGGAGGCCAACAACAACAACTACAGCATCAAGGAGGAGGACGGGGATGATGAGTGCTCCCCCGTTGAGGAAGCTGGCAGGAGGCCGCTGGCTTTGGAGTCCTGCTCGCTCTCCGCTCTGGTCAGTAAGGAGGACGAGGAGTTCACCGAGCTTTACTCTGAAGActttgaggaggaggaggcggcggagGCCCCGGAGGAGGTGGCCGGGGTCTGTGGCGCTGTGGAGGCTGAAGGTGATGTGTACGCGGAGGACCCTGAGCCTCCTACTCTCACGCTGTGCCTCCTCGTCCTCGCCGTCTACGCTTATTTCCTTCTTCCCTTGCCCAGTTATCTGGCAGGACTGTGTCTAGGACTGGCTGGTGGCTTCATGGCCGCCATCGCCGTGATTTGGCTCTGTGCTTCGCCTCGTTCTTCACATCGACGGCTGCGGCGACTCGAGACCCCGGTGGAGCCGCTGAATATCACGGAGCCGGACATATGGAAGGTAGGCTGCCGTGCGTGAGGCATGCTGGATGTATTCTGGGTAACCAACGGGGTCTCCACACTGTGCTCCTCTCCTAGGGGTGGATGAACGAGATTCAGAGCTACGACCCAGAGACGTATCACGCCACCCTGACCCAGTCCGTGTACGTCCGGCTCGAGGGCGCCACCCTACGCCTGTCCAAACCCAACAAGAACGTCCCCCGCAGAGCCGCCTTCAACGAGGCCAAACCAGACGTCACCTACATCAGCCAGAAGATCTACGAGCTGACGGACAGCAAGGTGAGTGCCCCCCAAGGGGTCATGGGAATCAGAACGCACCTCCCGTCACCACGAGGAGGCCAGGTGCCATCTCCGTCCTCACAATGAGGTCCAACGCTCCCCCACGAGGGTAATTTGGTCCCAATCGCCCCTCTTTCTCGAGGAATCCCACCTCCGTCCTCACAAGGAGGTCCGACGCTCCCCCACGAGGGTAATGTGGACCCAACCGCCCCTCTTTCCCGTGGAATCCCACCTCCGTCCCCATGAGGAGATCCACCGCTCCACCACAAGGGGCACTGTGGACCCACCCACCCCTTTCCCTGGAGGGAGGGATCCCACCTCCGTCCCATGAGGAGGTTCACTGGGAGAGGTAATGGGGACCAACCCCCGCTAAAGGTCTCCGCACCTGAGACATCCCCCACCCAAAGGGTCCCACCTCTCCCCAAGAAGTCCCTCTCAGCTGAAGGGTCCCACCACCCTCCTGACGGGTTCTGCTGCCCCTCTAGGGGCCCCACCGCCACCATGTGGTGTGCTGGTCCAGCTGCCGCTGTTATCAGCCATCTCTACCGCACAGGTCCACCTCGTCCCCCACAGTCTGGCACGGAAGCGTCTGTGGAATAAGAAGTATCCCATCTGTCTGGAGCTCGCCCGGCAGGAAGACTTCATGTCCAAGGCTCAGCGGGACAAAGAGTCGGCGGAGGAGGGTGGGGAGGCCGAGGACGGGAAGCAAGATGGCGGCAAAGCCCCTGCGGGCAAGGACCAGGTGCTTTACCTGTTCGGGAGGACGGGCCGAGAGAAGGAGGAATGGTTCCGCCGACTGCT containing:
- the TEX2 gene encoding testis-expressed protein 2 isoform X1 is translated as MTSLDGSHGEKSRQTSAKTTAPKVEVQRSVSRETLTIRFSAMGTEEEEEEETLSEDMDDQRVVTAEEASEDLCFDSGDHASAAASPADTVPQSSLPTLLPAAMPTTEVPGQLGPMSAVPLPLSSSHSSLESSSASPPAEQTPSLVSSPSKRADAISGPKPFLSLVKSLSAEVEPKEAAVAPTRHRHLMKTLVKSLSTDTSKLEAEGGSPRPPDSKLNLHLFKQFTQPRGSGGDSKTAPSSPITSPSDGRSFFKVTEVEAKIEDTKRRFSEVIYEPFQLLSKIMGDESSSYRSKALSSSASELSSLSSLNGHLEANNNNYSIKEEDGDDECSPVEEAGRRPLALESCSLSALVSKEDEEFTELYSEDFEEEEAAEAPEEVAGVCGAVEAEGDVYAEDPEPPTLTLCLLVLAVYAYFLLPLPSYLAGLCLGLAGGFMAAIAVIWLCASPRSSHRRLRRLETPVEPLNITEPDIWKGWMNEIQSYDPETYHATLTQSVYVRLEGATLRLSKPNKNVPRRAAFNEAKPDVTYISQKIYELTDSKVHLVPHSLARKRLWNKKYPICLELARQEDFMSKAQRDKESAEEGGEAEDGKQDGGKAPAGKDQVLYLFGRTGREKEEWFRRLLLASKMKKAGPALKSGPLLTHSRQGSQSGVLTHSRSSSKGSTDEVMSQLRAKELPAGVRQKMLLDYSAYMARCVPPEEQSPEESPATSANSSPTAAKKGVSGQVDAEQAVLAQQVVLAQQAWVNALLGRIFWDFLGEKYWSDLVSKKIQMKLSKIKLPYFMNELTLTELDMGVSVPKILQAFQPTIDHRGLWTDLEISYTGSFLMTLETKMNLTRLGKEPLGETLKVGEPGKEGSRPRAYYLADSDEESSSAGSSDEEDTAEMANDRQPIIGVEGYPGPHRTSKIMRFVDKITKSKYFQKATETEFIKKKIEEVSNTPLLLTVEVQECRGTLAINIPPPPTDRIWYGFRTPPHLELKARPKLGEREVTLAHVTEWIEKKLEQEFQKIFVMPNMDDVYVTIMHSTMDPRSGGGEGGVLVTAEEEEAESH
- the TEX2 gene encoding testis-expressed protein 2 isoform X2; translated protein: MTSLDGSHGEKSRQTSAKTTAPKVEVQRSVSRETLTIRFSAMGTEEEEEEETLSEDMDDQRVVTAEEASEDLCFDSGDHASAAASPADTVPQSSLPTLLPAAMPTTEVPGQLGPMSAVPLPLSSSHSSLESSSASPPAEQTPSLVSSPSKRADAISGPKPFLSLVKSLSAEVEPKEAAVAPTRHRHLMKTLVKSLSTDTSKLEAEGGSPRPPDSKLNLHLFKQFTQPRGSGGDSKTAPSSPITSPSDGRSFFKVTEVEAKIEDTKRRFSEVIYEPFQLLSKIMGDESSSYRSKALSSSASELSSLSSLNGHLEANNNNYSIKEEDGDDECSPVEEAGRRPLALESCSLSALVSKEDEEFTELYSEDFEEEEAAEAPEEVAGVCGAVEAEGDVYAEDPEPPTLTLCLLVLAVYAYFLLPLPSYLAGLCLGLAGGFMAAIAVIWLCASPRSSHRRLRRLETPVEPLNITEPDIWKGWMNEIQSYDPETYHATLTQSVYVRLEGATLRLSKPNKNVPRRAAFNEAKPDVTYISQKIYELTDSKVHLVPHSLARKRLWNKKYPICLELARQEDFMSKAQRDKESAEEGGEAEDGKQDGGKAPAGKDQVLYLFGRTGREKEEWFRRLLLASKMKKAGPALKSGPLLTHSRQGSQSGVLTHSRSSSKGSTDEVMSQLRAKELPAGVRQKMLLDYSAYMARCVPPEEQSPEESPATSANSSPTAAKKGVSGQVDAEQAVLAQQVVLAQQAWVNALLGRIFWDFLGEKYWSDLVSKKIQMKLSKIKLPYFMNELTLTELDMGVSVPKILQAFQPTIDHRGLWTDLEISYTGSFLMTLETKMNLTRLGKEPLGETLKVGEPGKEGPRAYYLADSDEESSSAGSSDEEDTAEMANDRQPIIGVEGYPGPHRTSKIMRFVDKITKSKYFQKATETEFIKKKIEEVSNTPLLLTVEVQECRGTLAINIPPPPTDRIWYGFRTPPHLELKARPKLGEREVTLAHVTEWIEKKLEQEFQKIFVMPNMDDVYVTIMHSTMDPRSGGGEGGVLVTAEEEEAESH